The sequence AGAACCAGCCGCGGCTGCTTGTAGACGTGAATCTTCGTCCGATCCAGGGTCAGAGGTTTCAGCCGACCGGGTTCCCCGACCTGGGTGCGGCGACCTACACGCTACCTGACGGCACAGAGATGCTTCTGGTCGAATCCGCGCAGTCAATGGCGAATCGCCTTGAGGCCACGACATGGGACCAGGTAACCAACGATTTGGTTACGCCGTTGAAGGGATTGCCTTACATAGCGGCGATTTCTCCTGCAGGCGGGTTCATTACCAGTTCTATCCTGGAGGCCCACCGTGTGAACTCCCCGTACTTTCTGGACAGTGAGGGAGGGAAGTTTCTCACCCTACTTAAGACCGAATTGGAGGGAAAGAAGGGGGAAGACCCCGAGGCTGTGGACCTGAAGCATGCGGCCAAGGTTATGTTCAAGTACGACCCCAACTGCATACTCCACGGGGTCTTTCTTGCCAACAAGAAGCTGGCGGGAGGCAGATACCGGCTGACGCGCCTCCTTTCGGCGTTCATAGAGGCCGAGGACGTCCGGCCCGTGGAGAGCGGCGGCGTGAAGAATGATAGGGTGAACCCCTCTGGCGACACCAGGACGGGGTACGGCAACGTGCCTTTCCACCGCACGGAGTTCGTGGCGAAGTCCATCTGCGCTCACTTCAGTCTTGACCTGGCCACATTGCGTGGCTATGGTCTTGGGGAAGCCGTCGAGAGACTGATCGTAGCTCTGGCTCTCTGGAAGATCCGCTCTCTCCTGGCGAGTAACCTGAGGCTCAGGACGGCCTGCGACCTGGTGAGTGAGAGCACGAAAGGACTTACTGCGACTATGCCCGCTGGTTTCGTCCTGCCAGAGGTGGCGGAACTGTCTGC is a genomic window of Bacillota bacterium containing:
- the cas7u gene encoding type I-U CRISPR-associated protein Cas7; amino-acid sequence: MFDLRAIENQPRLLVDVNLRPIQGQRFQPTGFPDLGAATYTLPDGTEMLLVESAQSMANRLEATTWDQVTNDLVTPLKGLPYIAAISPAGGFITSSILEAHRVNSPYFLDSEGGKFLTLLKTELEGKKGEDPEAVDLKHAAKVMFKYDPNCILHGVFLANKKLAGGRYRLTRLLSAFIEAEDVRPVESGGVKNDRVNPSGDTRTGYGNVPFHRTEFVAKSICAHFSLDLATLRGYGLGEAVERLIVALALWKIRSLLASNLRLRTACDLVSESTKGLTATMPAGFVLPEVAELSAAMPGLIAACQPDFVSPPVTKVTWSAQEAKKLAADRMKSETDDEVQEK